Proteins encoded in a region of the Azospirillum sp. TSH58 genome:
- a CDS encoding ABC transporter permease — protein MTSVTEASTLSSAEALRARRKARLAHSLNRAAAALQIVGFGWLTPLLRMAAGDSPRQQGRELWQQMGVPLTALMLFLAAWAWLAPQVNTSLGAIPGPAQVWEQVGNLHADHQAERAKEAAFYDRQAKRNAELLAKDPAAEVKSRPYAGKPTYLDQIVTSLKTVFTGFLLGALVAVPLGVACGLSRTVNAAMNPLIQIFKPVSPLAWLPLVTMVVSATVSSDNPTFEKSFLTSAVTVTLCSLWPTLINTAVGVSSIDKDLMNVGKVLQLSGPTMVRRLVLPSALPYIFTGLRLSLGVGWMVLIAAEMLAQNPGLGKFVWDEFQNGSSSSLARIMVAVFTIGLIGFLLDRVMLAFQAAVSHTGTR, from the coding sequence ATGACCAGCGTGACCGAAGCCTCCACCCTGTCCTCCGCCGAGGCGCTGCGCGCCCGGCGCAAGGCCCGCCTCGCCCACAGCCTGAACCGCGCCGCCGCCGCCCTGCAAATCGTCGGGTTCGGCTGGCTCACACCGCTGCTCCGCATGGCCGCCGGGGACAGCCCGCGCCAGCAGGGGCGGGAGTTGTGGCAGCAGATGGGCGTGCCGCTGACCGCCCTGATGCTGTTCCTCGCCGCCTGGGCGTGGCTGGCGCCGCAGGTGAACACCAGCCTGGGCGCCATCCCCGGCCCGGCCCAGGTGTGGGAGCAGGTGGGCAATCTCCACGCCGACCATCAGGCCGAGCGCGCCAAGGAGGCCGCCTTCTACGACCGGCAGGCCAAGCGCAACGCCGAGCTGCTGGCCAAGGACCCGGCCGCCGAGGTGAAGAGCCGCCCCTACGCCGGCAAGCCGACCTATCTGGACCAGATCGTCACCAGCCTGAAGACGGTCTTCACCGGCTTCCTGCTGGGCGCCCTGGTGGCGGTGCCGCTGGGGGTGGCCTGCGGCCTGTCGCGCACGGTCAACGCGGCGATGAACCCGCTGATCCAGATCTTCAAGCCGGTGTCGCCGCTGGCCTGGCTGCCGCTGGTCACCATGGTGGTCAGCGCCACCGTGTCGAGCGACAACCCGACCTTCGAGAAGTCCTTCCTGACCTCGGCCGTCACGGTCACGCTCTGCTCGCTGTGGCCGACGCTGATCAACACGGCGGTCGGCGTGTCGTCCATCGACAAGGACCTGATGAACGTGGGCAAGGTGCTGCAACTGTCCGGCCCGACGATGGTGCGCCGGCTCGTGCTGCCCTCGGCGCTGCCCTACATCTTCACCGGGCTTCGGCTGTCGCTGGGCGTGGGCTGGATGGTGCTGATCGCGGCGGAGATGCTGGCCCAGAATCCCGGCCTCGGCAAGTTCGTGTGGGACGAGTTCCAGAACGGCTCCTCCTCCTCGCTCGCCCGCATCATGGTGGCGGTCTTCACCATCGGCCTGATCGGCTTCCTGCTCGACCGCGTCATGCTGGCCTTCCAGGCCGCCGTTTCCCACACCGGCACCCGCTGA
- a CDS encoding CmpA/NrtA family ABC transporter substrate-binding protein: MLGSAQAAPLDVEKDQLKLGFIKLTDMAPLAIAAEKGFFEDEGLSVTLEPQANWKVLLDRVISGELDGAHMLAGQPLGATIGFGTQANVVTAFSMDLNGNGITLSNEVWERMKPNLPTGPDGKPLHPIKADALKPVIAQYRAEGKPFTMGMVFPVSTHNYELRYWLAAGGINPGYYAPNDVSGQIQADALLSVTPPPQMPATLEAGTIFGYSVGEPWNQQAVMKGIGVPVITDTEIWKNNPEKVFGVTEGWAAKNPKTHLALVKALIRAAMWLDENNNANRAEAVKILAKSEYVGADAKVIANSMTGTFEYEKGDKRAVPDFNVFFRYNATYPFYSDAVWYLTQMRRWGQIAEAKPDSWYDETARKVYKPEIYLKAARLLVEEGKAKEADFPWASDGYKPLDEGFIDGIAYDGRKPNEYLTKLPIGLKGGQAVQGGQLVGG; encoded by the coding sequence ATGCTCGGCTCCGCCCAGGCCGCTCCGCTCGACGTGGAGAAGGACCAGCTCAAGCTGGGCTTCATCAAGCTGACCGACATGGCCCCGCTCGCCATCGCCGCGGAGAAGGGCTTCTTCGAGGACGAGGGCCTGTCGGTGACGCTGGAGCCGCAGGCCAACTGGAAGGTGCTGCTCGACCGCGTGATCTCCGGGGAGCTGGACGGCGCCCACATGCTGGCCGGCCAGCCGCTGGGCGCCACCATCGGCTTCGGCACCCAGGCCAACGTGGTGACCGCCTTCTCCATGGACTTGAACGGCAACGGCATCACCCTGTCCAACGAGGTGTGGGAGCGGATGAAGCCCAACCTGCCCACGGGGCCGGATGGCAAGCCGCTGCACCCGATCAAGGCCGACGCTCTGAAGCCGGTCATCGCCCAGTACCGGGCGGAGGGCAAGCCCTTCACCATGGGCATGGTCTTCCCCGTCTCCACCCACAATTACGAGCTTCGCTACTGGCTGGCCGCCGGCGGCATCAACCCCGGCTACTACGCCCCCAACGACGTGTCGGGGCAAATCCAGGCCGACGCCCTGCTCTCCGTCACCCCGCCGCCGCAGATGCCGGCGACGCTGGAGGCCGGGACCATCTTCGGCTACAGCGTCGGCGAGCCGTGGAACCAGCAGGCGGTGATGAAGGGCATCGGCGTGCCGGTCATCACCGACACCGAGATCTGGAAGAACAACCCGGAGAAGGTCTTCGGCGTCACCGAGGGCTGGGCCGCCAAGAACCCCAAGACCCATCTGGCGCTGGTCAAGGCGCTGATCCGCGCCGCCATGTGGCTGGACGAGAACAACAACGCCAACCGCGCCGAGGCGGTGAAGATCCTGGCGAAGTCGGAGTATGTGGGCGCCGACGCCAAGGTCATCGCCAACTCGATGACCGGCACCTTCGAGTATGAGAAGGGCGACAAGCGGGCGGTTCCCGACTTCAACGTCTTCTTCCGCTACAACGCCACCTATCCCTTCTACTCCGACGCCGTCTGGTACCTGACCCAGATGCGCCGCTGGGGCCAGATCGCCGAGGCCAAGCCGGACTCCTGGTACGACGAGACCGCCCGCAAGGTCTACAAGCCGGAAATCTACCTGAAGGCCGCGCGGCTGCTGGTGGAGGAGGGCAAGGCCAAGGAGGCCGACTTCCCCTGGGCCAGCGACGGCTACAAGCCGCTGGACGAGGGCTTCATCGACGGCATCGCCTACGACGGCCGCAAGCCCAACGAGTACCTGACGAAGCTGCCCATCGGCCTGAAGGGCGGGCAGGCGGTGCAGGGCGGGCAACTGGTCGGCGGTTGA